One region of Glutamicibacter sp. B1 genomic DNA includes:
- a CDS encoding NADPH-dependent F420 reductase: MNIGKIGILGAGRAGTALARAAASAGIEVNIAGSRPARHMKYHLAQYAPQAIAVEATDIARDVDLVVLMVPQEDLDEVDIDSVDGVLLIDATNRWEDEPLPNWLENALEKGLSSSEAIAEHFNGSRVAKALNHISHWDLDADRASKSASQRALAFATNHHDDAELVASLIQRIGFAPVMLPDLAAGRALEPNGDIFNEILGAEELARRAAEENARQEPSKPRLH, from the coding sequence ATGAACATCGGCAAAATTGGCATACTCGGGGCAGGTCGTGCAGGTACCGCCCTGGCAAGGGCAGCGGCGTCCGCCGGCATTGAAGTAAATATTGCTGGGTCCAGACCGGCCCGTCACATGAAATACCATCTGGCTCAATATGCACCGCAAGCCATCGCAGTAGAGGCAACAGATATCGCCCGAGATGTCGATTTAGTAGTTCTCATGGTGCCTCAAGAAGACCTAGACGAAGTTGATATCGATTCTGTGGATGGTGTTCTACTGATCGACGCAACTAACCGGTGGGAAGACGAACCACTGCCGAACTGGCTCGAAAATGCACTGGAAAAGGGACTTTCCAGCTCTGAGGCCATTGCAGAACACTTCAATGGATCTCGCGTGGCCAAGGCACTTAATCACATAAGTCATTGGGATTTGGATGCCGACAGAGCATCAAAGTCCGCCTCCCAGCGCGCACTAGCTTTCGCAACGAACCATCATGATGACGCAGAACTGGTGGCATCCTTGATCCAAAGAATTGGTTTCGCACCGGTAATGCTTCCTGATCTGGCGGCCGGCAGAGCCCTGGAACCCAATGGCGACATCTTCAATGAGATTCTCGGCGCAGAAGAATTGGCTCGAAGAGCTGCAGAGGAGAACGCGCGACAGGAACCCTCGAAACCACGCCTTCACTAG
- a CDS encoding alpha/beta fold hydrolase, translated as MGTSDQLSGSIEHGFLPVDDGHRLYWEEFGSPDGIPALHLHGGPGGTLGSSGYRHRWDLSRTRLIGFEQRGCGRSSPSASDPNVPAEHFTTQKLVEDIEVLRKDRGIERWILNGVSWGSTLALAYAQAHPERVRGIVLFAVTTTSREEVQWITESVGRIFPEAWERLSSFARAYVPEYDSGNLSLVDAYSLLLSCPDAQLRDDASLEWALWEDTHISLGAQEVIRDPRWSDPTFRHCMTRLTTHFWAHAGFSQPPILELVDRVKHLPAIFIHGRNDVSSPASTAWNLHQRWPGSELIICEGDAHGGTSMVERWSQANTKMLDLSS; from the coding sequence ATGGGTACCTCAGATCAGCTCAGCGGCTCCATTGAGCACGGATTTCTTCCTGTCGATGATGGTCATCGTCTGTACTGGGAAGAATTCGGCTCCCCTGACGGTATTCCTGCACTGCATCTTCACGGAGGTCCCGGCGGAACCTTGGGCAGTTCCGGCTATCGTCACCGCTGGGATCTTTCTAGGACCCGGCTCATCGGCTTCGAGCAACGAGGCTGCGGACGCTCTTCACCCTCGGCTTCCGATCCAAACGTACCTGCCGAGCATTTCACGACGCAGAAACTCGTCGAAGATATCGAGGTCTTGCGAAAAGACAGGGGAATCGAGCGATGGATTCTCAATGGGGTTTCATGGGGTTCTACTCTCGCCTTGGCCTACGCTCAGGCCCACCCAGAGCGCGTTCGCGGTATCGTCCTCTTCGCGGTAACCACTACGAGTCGAGAAGAAGTGCAATGGATTACCGAATCGGTGGGTCGAATCTTCCCTGAAGCATGGGAACGCCTGTCTAGTTTTGCTCGGGCTTATGTTCCTGAGTACGACTCAGGCAATCTGTCTTTGGTTGACGCGTATTCATTGTTGCTCTCTTGCCCCGATGCCCAGCTCCGCGATGACGCTTCACTCGAATGGGCGCTCTGGGAAGACACGCATATTTCGCTCGGTGCCCAAGAAGTGATTCGAGATCCCCGGTGGAGTGATCCAACATTCCGCCACTGCATGACTCGCCTCACGACGCACTTTTGGGCCCACGCGGGATTCAGTCAACCACCGATTTTGGAGTTAGTAGATCGCGTCAAACATCTGCCTGCCATTTTCATTCATGGGAGGAACGACGTATCCAGTCCAGCGTCCACCGCGTGGAACCTCCACCAAAGGTGGCCCGGCTCTGAATTGATAATCTGCGAAGGCGACGCACACGGTGGCACGAGTATGGTCGAGCGTTGGAGCCAGGCGAACACTAAAATGCTTGATCTTTCTTCTTGA